Proteins from one candidate division TA06 bacterium genomic window:
- the priA gene encoding primosomal protein N' → MMGKTKYARVVVPIRSDKSFTYLVPDNLKAKIAVGCEVLVDLGRRKVSGFVVDFDTKSVQGIKEIRALVCEKPLFTGDMLKLTRWIADYYMCSWGEALKAAIPAGAGAREKTYVKALKPPLSTFARKEQDILKALAGKEKTSLYRLRQRFPDLDVTTILRRLEAKNAVSLSSSISESSLIPRKEILVTLVNKEDAAERVKDLRKRSPKQSAILEYLTAHEGNATWAELRQALSAQVSSLGALEKKNLIRRSSVLKSTDPTIGLAMEEAPPPKLTHHQAHAFTLVKDYLDRHRYRTMLLYGVTGSGKTEVYMRAASLAVASNSQAIVLVPEISLTPQTASRFIARFGHRVTIVHSRLSARERADVWRGIGEGDFDVVIGPRSAVFAPFPNLGLIVVDEEHEASYKQSDVNPRYNARDVAIMRARIENCLCILGSATPSLESFQNAKKGKYDLAVLPERIDRRPMPQASIVDMREEKDPIFSSALKEGIADRVKRGEQVMLFLNRRGFSRFMLCRDCGHVVKCPNCSVSLTYHQAKDILLCHYCGHSKKAPDACPRCKSTKLLLRGLGTERVEREAGKILPGIRILRMDLDTTRKKHAHRDIYQTFRRHEADVLLGTQMIAKGFDFPEVTLVGVISADTCLNAPDLRSAERTFQLLTQVAGRAGRSVLGGEVIIQTFSPDLDVIQAAASQGYRQFFDVESSERGELDYPPFSRMAKISIRSRDRLLAETTAKKLKKAIERRIRENGSDVTVLGPAPAPVFRLRGNYRYQILLKASGPMVAQKMLSPILAHWLAPRKVKVTVDIDPVEIF, encoded by the coding sequence ATGATGGGCAAAACCAAATATGCGAGAGTAGTAGTTCCCATCCGTTCGGACAAGAGCTTCACTTACCTGGTTCCAGACAACCTCAAGGCCAAAATCGCTGTTGGATGTGAGGTGCTTGTGGACCTGGGCAGGCGAAAAGTGTCGGGCTTTGTCGTTGACTTCGACACAAAGTCTGTTCAGGGCATCAAGGAGATTCGAGCACTGGTTTGTGAAAAGCCCTTATTTACAGGAGATATGCTCAAGCTCACCAGGTGGATTGCGGACTACTACATGTGTTCATGGGGCGAAGCACTGAAGGCAGCGATTCCGGCTGGCGCAGGGGCAAGGGAGAAGACATACGTGAAGGCGCTGAAGCCGCCGCTTTCCACATTTGCCAGAAAGGAGCAGGATATCCTGAAGGCTCTCGCAGGAAAGGAGAAGACGTCCCTGTACCGTCTGAGACAACGGTTTCCAGACCTGGATGTCACGACCATACTAAGAAGACTGGAAGCCAAAAATGCTGTGTCCCTATCCAGTTCTATCAGTGAGTCTTCACTTATTCCGAGGAAGGAAATACTGGTAACGCTTGTGAACAAAGAGGATGCCGCCGAGCGGGTCAAAGACTTGAGGAAAAGGAGCCCAAAGCAAAGCGCCATACTCGAATATCTAACCGCCCATGAGGGAAATGCCACGTGGGCCGAGCTGCGGCAGGCCCTCTCCGCCCAAGTTTCCTCGCTTGGCGCGCTCGAGAAAAAGAATCTTATCAGGAGATCGTCCGTACTGAAGAGTACAGATCCAACCATCGGACTGGCAATGGAGGAGGCTCCGCCACCAAAGCTCACGCACCATCAGGCCCATGCTTTCACTCTTGTCAAAGACTATCTTGACCGGCACAGATATAGAACTATGCTTCTATACGGAGTGACAGGAAGCGGAAAGACTGAAGTATACATGAGAGCGGCCTCTTTAGCTGTAGCCTCAAACAGCCAGGCAATTGTACTTGTTCCTGAGATTTCCCTCACTCCTCAAACCGCCTCCAGATTCATTGCCAGGTTTGGGCATCGTGTCACCATAGTGCATAGCAGGCTTTCTGCAAGAGAGAGAGCAGATGTGTGGAGGGGGATAGGTGAAGGAGACTTCGATGTTGTTATAGGGCCAAGGTCCGCTGTATTTGCGCCATTTCCCAACCTGGGATTGATTGTTGTTGACGAAGAACACGAAGCGTCGTATAAACAATCAGATGTGAACCCTCGGTACAATGCTAGAGATGTCGCCATAATGCGAGCCAGAATCGAGAACTGTCTGTGCATACTAGGAAGCGCAACCCCCTCTCTCGAATCGTTTCAAAATGCAAAGAAAGGAAAATATGACCTGGCAGTTTTGCCAGAGAGGATAGACAGAAGGCCCATGCCCCAGGCCTCAATCGTGGACATGAGAGAGGAAAAAGACCCAATCTTCAGTTCAGCACTCAAAGAAGGAATAGCAGACCGAGTAAAGCGGGGTGAACAAGTGATGCTGTTCCTGAACCGTAGGGGATTCTCGAGATTCATGCTCTGCAGAGACTGTGGACACGTGGTCAAATGTCCCAACTGCAGTGTCAGCCTTACATATCATCAGGCTAAAGATATCTTGCTGTGCCACTACTGCGGCCACAGCAAAAAGGCACCCGATGCTTGTCCCCGATGCAAAAGCACAAAACTCCTGCTAAGGGGTCTTGGCACGGAAAGAGTGGAAAGGGAAGCCGGGAAGATTCTTCCCGGAATTCGTATTCTGAGGATGGATCTGGATACGACCAGAAAGAAACATGCCCACAGAGATATATATCAAACCTTCAGGAGACACGAGGCGGACGTTCTTCTGGGCACTCAGATGATTGCGAAGGGATTTGACTTCCCAGAAGTCACTCTTGTGGGAGTAATCTCTGCCGATACATGTCTCAACGCCCCCGACTTGCGCTCTGCTGAAAGAACATTCCAGCTCTTGACCCAGGTGGCCGGAAGGGCAGGAAGATCAGTATTGGGAGGCGAGGTTATAATCCAAACATTCTCTCCTGACCTTGATGTGATACAGGCTGCCGCATCTCAGGGCTACAGACAATTCTTTGATGTCGAATCGAGCGAGCGTGGCGAACTTGACTACCCTCCATTCTCGAGAATGGCGAAGATCAGTATCAGATCGCGTGACAGATTGCTTGCTGAGACGACAGCCAAAAAACTGAAAAAAGCCATAGAGAGGAGAATCCGAGAAAACGGAAGTGATGTAACGGTGCTGGGACCTGCACCTGCCCCTGTATTCAGACTGAGGGGCAATTATAGATACCAAATCCTTTTGAAGGCAAGCGGACCCATGGTGGCACAGAAGATGCTCAGTCCGATTCTGGCCCATTGGCTTGCTCCCAGAAAAGTCAAAGTGACCGTGGACATCGATCCAGTCGAAATCTTTTGA
- a CDS encoding PTS sugar transporter subunit IIA, whose product MERISELLTDQLINLSLTSKDKEGVLEELADMVHRAKKVSDRDAFLRSLRKRENLESTGIGKGLAIPHARTDTVDGVVMAFARSEHGVDFQSLDNKPAHLIFLIASPEREKSVYIKVLARTSRLLRKDKFRQQLMEVSTPKEVIQLIAKNEI is encoded by the coding sequence ATGGAGAGAATCTCTGAACTTCTCACCGATCAACTCATCAATCTGAGTCTGACTTCGAAGGACAAGGAAGGAGTCCTTGAAGAGTTGGCGGACATGGTGCACAGAGCCAAGAAGGTGAGCGACAGGGATGCTTTTTTGAGGTCTCTTAGGAAGAGAGAGAATCTCGAATCAACCGGCATTGGAAAGGGGTTGGCGATTCCCCACGCCCGAACGGACACTGTTGATGGCGTGGTCATGGCCTTTGCAAGATCTGAACATGGGGTCGACTTTCAGTCCCTTGACAACAAACCCGCCCACCTGATTTTCCTTATCGCGTCCCCGGAGAGAGAAAAGTCTGTTTACATAAAGGTGCTTGCCCGCACATCCAGGCTCCTGAGGAAGGACAAATTCAGGCAACAACTGATGGAGGTATCCACTCCCAAAGAAGTAATACAGCTCATAGCAAAAAACGAAATCTAA
- a CDS encoding CBS domain-containing protein — protein MMKVRAYMHKDPKTVTRDLTLREAASLFISENVEGLPVVEDGTVVGLVTRRDLLKLFIPDYMDLIQDVSFLEDFGVLEPEAFFGMEGRLLLIEDVMRGDVPEISPDSSLLKAAVIMEKNNEDLLVVTDESGVLGVLTRADVCRAFFGAKK, from the coding sequence ATGATGAAAGTCCGGGCTTACATGCACAAAGATCCCAAGACTGTGACGCGGGACCTGACCCTCAGGGAGGCGGCGTCTCTATTCATTTCTGAGAATGTGGAAGGGCTCCCTGTTGTTGAGGATGGAACCGTGGTTGGACTGGTCACCAGAAGGGATTTACTCAAGCTTTTCATCCCTGATTACATGGATCTTATTCAGGACGTCTCGTTTCTGGAAGACTTTGGCGTGCTGGAGCCGGAAGCCTTTTTCGGTATGGAAGGAAGACTCCTGCTTATCGAGGATGTGATGAGGGGTGATGTGCCTGAGATATCTCCAGATTCTTCCCTACTCAAGGCTGCCGTCATCATGGAGAAGAATAATGAAGATCTCCTCGTAGTAACAGACGAGAGTGGAGTACTTGGCGTCTTGACTAGGGCAGACGTTTGTAGAGCCTTCTTCGGAGCGAAAAAGTAG
- a CDS encoding response regulator, which produces MKNRVLVVDESAFIRKVIGDIFQRANYEICGEASTVTEAVDLYKESKPSLVTLGMVMTDMNGLDGIRAIKRVDEEARIVIVSSLGRTALIDAALKLGAREFIVKPFRPSRILEAAKRATKG; this is translated from the coding sequence GTGAAGAACCGTGTACTTGTGGTTGATGAGTCCGCATTTATCAGAAAGGTGATTGGTGATATCTTCCAGCGGGCCAACTACGAAATCTGTGGAGAAGCCAGCACCGTGACAGAGGCTGTCGACCTATACAAGGAGTCGAAGCCCAGTCTGGTAACTCTCGGAATGGTGATGACCGATATGAACGGCTTAGACGGGATCAGGGCCATAAAAAGGGTGGATGAGGAGGCCAGAATAGTCATCGTAAGCTCCTTGGGGAGAACTGCTTTGATCGATGCCGCCTTGAAGCTCGGGGCCAGGGAGTTTATCGTTAAGCCTTTCAGGCCTTCACGAATCCTTGAAGCGGCTAAGAGAGCAACAAAGGGTTGA
- a CDS encoding tetratricopeptide repeat protein encodes MSETAEIGKAELKTLRGLAERIRTGDEGAHNNLGVFYFKRGLFDEAVSEFKKAIAIDPKFEVARSNILHALEKVGGTDAAVKTLLESVMSQPNDIDVRMELASAYGSLGMHQDAAEQYLHCLNLDPENKDAHTSLGIMLKNTGLYHDAVRELQIARRSGVGSPELHLTLAECFYNLGQYDLAMTSVKRALEDDPELSAAHFLLSFVYGEQQKVDMAVEEMKTAIRLDSSFSKAHANLGIDYYPRPRIADAESGVDSLEIKSALSTAFRARRMYDAALKQMQEAERMSPETTDTLLQIGEIYLLLGDYDKAAEAYMKVISIDETKPKPFNDIGVLCHSCGDVDQAMAWYEKALERDPSYVWSHNNLGIGNLHLGRTKDGLEYLEKALEFDLSYVDAHMNIGVAHMEAGRVSKALEQFKEARKVDEYSPLVYNCLGLVRSEQGRDKEAVEAFENAIEMDPAFSEAHYNLGFVYSKLKMYDKALRETRTALDLNPFYSSNRFKLGVQYLGPGSALTISTEIENVVTKKLSIPKIEMAQKAVAQVAAVGIIETSKDEKSKEISARLDQARQDFDKGLINQTMTEAADILAGDPDNLQARELIAMVERESGNTEKAIDCVREILEKDPDRTGLRVELAKMYVELEDTDAALAVLKEHESEMTEDPSAQTLLGEINTARGNFDDALKALEAAVNLDPNNPKALNDLGNLYLRMDQPREAISVLKRATEVGPNFAQAHLNLGVALASSGNREEGVTMLKEAIAIVPTYTSAHQTLAQLYFDLERYADGEVELRSLLETDPKNAAARVLLAKVLNALGMEDKSRLELQAALILDPSLPSVHYELAEAHLADELDDQAKEELEKVMMLAPDSKVAKMAKTRLEELKARRD; translated from the coding sequence ATGTCCGAAACTGCTGAGATAGGAAAAGCCGAGCTCAAAACTCTGAGGGGTTTGGCCGAGCGCATTCGTACTGGTGACGAAGGTGCCCATAACAACCTGGGGGTTTTCTACTTCAAAAGAGGTCTATTCGATGAAGCTGTCTCAGAGTTCAAGAAGGCCATAGCGATAGACCCAAAATTCGAGGTCGCCAGAAGCAACATCCTGCACGCTCTGGAGAAAGTGGGCGGAACAGACGCGGCCGTGAAGACACTACTGGAATCGGTGATGTCCCAGCCAAACGACATTGACGTCAGGATGGAGCTGGCTTCAGCCTATGGTTCCTTGGGTATGCATCAGGATGCTGCAGAACAGTACTTGCACTGCTTAAATCTGGACCCTGAGAACAAAGACGCGCACACGAGCCTGGGCATCATGCTAAAGAACACCGGCCTGTATCATGATGCGGTTCGAGAACTACAGATCGCCAGACGGAGCGGTGTGGGTTCCCCGGAGTTGCATCTCACTCTCGCGGAATGTTTCTACAACCTCGGACAATACGATCTAGCCATGACATCTGTGAAGAGAGCTCTAGAAGACGACCCGGAGCTTTCTGCGGCTCATTTCCTTCTCTCTTTCGTCTATGGCGAACAGCAAAAGGTTGACATGGCTGTGGAGGAGATGAAGACTGCGATAAGACTGGACTCCAGCTTCTCCAAGGCCCACGCGAATCTGGGCATAGACTACTACCCAAGACCAAGGATTGCAGATGCAGAGTCCGGGGTGGACAGCCTGGAGATAAAGAGCGCGCTCAGTACGGCCTTCCGTGCCCGCCGCATGTACGACGCTGCCCTGAAGCAGATGCAAGAAGCAGAAAGGATGAGTCCAGAAACAACAGATACCCTGTTGCAGATCGGCGAAATCTATCTGCTCCTAGGCGACTACGACAAAGCTGCAGAGGCCTACATGAAGGTTATTTCCATTGATGAAACTAAGCCAAAGCCCTTCAACGACATTGGAGTCCTCTGCCATAGCTGTGGCGATGTAGACCAAGCAATGGCATGGTATGAGAAAGCTCTGGAGAGGGATCCCTCATACGTCTGGTCACACAATAATCTGGGCATCGGCAATCTTCATCTGGGCAGGACCAAAGATGGTCTAGAGTATCTGGAAAAAGCACTCGAGTTTGATCTCTCCTATGTGGATGCTCACATGAACATAGGTGTGGCCCACATGGAGGCCGGCAGAGTAAGCAAGGCGCTGGAACAATTCAAGGAGGCAAGAAAGGTTGATGAGTATTCGCCACTGGTATACAACTGTCTAGGGCTTGTCAGGTCAGAGCAAGGCCGTGACAAAGAAGCGGTAGAGGCCTTTGAGAATGCAATAGAAATGGATCCAGCTTTTTCCGAAGCCCACTACAACCTCGGATTTGTGTACAGCAAGCTGAAGATGTACGACAAGGCCCTTCGGGAGACGAGGACCGCCCTGGATCTGAATCCTTTCTACTCAAGTAACAGGTTCAAGCTCGGTGTCCAATACCTGGGTCCTGGATCCGCTCTGACCATTTCTACTGAGATTGAGAACGTAGTAACCAAGAAACTGAGTATTCCGAAGATCGAAATGGCCCAGAAAGCAGTAGCACAAGTGGCTGCTGTGGGCATCATTGAGACTTCAAAGGACGAGAAATCCAAGGAGATTTCTGCACGCCTTGACCAGGCGAGACAAGATTTTGACAAGGGGCTTATCAATCAAACGATGACAGAAGCGGCAGATATACTTGCAGGCGACCCGGATAACCTTCAGGCCAGGGAACTAATAGCCATGGTCGAGAGGGAAAGCGGGAATACCGAGAAGGCGATAGATTGTGTGCGAGAGATTCTTGAAAAGGACCCGGACCGGACCGGGCTGAGAGTTGAACTTGCCAAGATGTATGTCGAGCTGGAGGACACGGATGCCGCACTGGCAGTCTTGAAGGAGCATGAGTCTGAGATGACTGAAGATCCTTCTGCGCAGACCCTTCTGGGCGAAATCAACACTGCCAGGGGCAATTTCGACGATGCCCTTAAAGCGCTTGAGGCTGCCGTCAACCTGGATCCCAACAATCCAAAGGCGCTCAACGATCTGGGAAACCTGTATCTACGAATGGACCAGCCTCGAGAAGCAATTTCTGTCCTGAAAAGAGCCACCGAGGTTGGCCCCAACTTTGCTCAAGCACACTTGAATCTGGGAGTTGCCCTTGCATCTTCCGGGAATAGAGAAGAAGGCGTCACCATGCTAAAAGAGGCCATAGCAATTGTTCCCACTTACACCAGTGCTCATCAGACACTGGCACAGCTCTATTTTGATTTAGAGAGATATGCTGATGGCGAGGTAGAACTGAGATCGCTCCTGGAAACAGACCCCAAAAATGCGGCAGCGAGAGTGCTTCTGGCAAAGGTTCTTAACGCCCTTGGCATGGAAGATAAGTCGAGGCTTGAGCTTCAGGCGGCCCTCATATTGGATCCATCTCTGCCTTCGGTCCACTACGAACTTGCCGAGGCCCACCTGGCTGACGAGTTGGATGATCAGGCGAAAGAAGAACTCGAGAAGGTGATGATGCTGGCCCCCGACAGCAAAGTGGCAAAAATGGCAAAAACCAGGCTTGAAGAACTTAAGGCTCGGAGGGACTAG
- a CDS encoding DUF4388 domain-containing protein, with the protein MAVEGPIRELGLADLLQLLSLNRKTGVLTITTDEGFEVGEIYMDKGMVAYARLSGRKLGELLQKDGLLDNDTLDQIDKVIASEEAANYEEALSKLEVLTQADLREFLRIHAQESVYSLCERQDGFFRFQEGDLTLTEEMTLSIKTENLIMEGLWRLDEWSKIAKDIPSFDLIPTITRTGNNKPLDLTPDQWFVLSYIDGKRSMKEIMDVAGHEFETAKILSGFITSNVVDVGLAKKPSESTVEKGIDHLDRGKRFLKKKMYERAADEFRAAIKLGYAIQAHVLLGDTHYYKGLLKDAVTEYNTAVSLNPNDSEIHYRLGFCYAKSGDFSAAIFEWDTFLTMSPSHTKTPKVRELLKEARHLKEALETR; encoded by the coding sequence ATGGCTGTTGAAGGACCGATACGGGAACTAGGCCTTGCAGATTTGCTGCAGCTCCTTTCTCTCAATCGTAAGACGGGAGTGCTTACGATTACTACCGACGAGGGCTTTGAGGTTGGGGAGATATACATGGACAAAGGAATGGTCGCTTATGCCAGGCTGAGCGGAAGGAAGCTGGGCGAACTACTTCAGAAAGACGGGTTATTAGACAACGACACGCTTGACCAAATTGATAAAGTGATAGCTTCAGAGGAAGCGGCGAATTACGAGGAGGCTCTTTCAAAGCTGGAGGTACTGACTCAGGCCGATCTGAGGGAGTTCCTGAGAATTCATGCTCAGGAATCGGTATATTCCCTTTGTGAGCGCCAAGACGGTTTTTTCAGGTTTCAAGAAGGTGATCTCACATTGACGGAAGAAATGACCCTGTCCATCAAGACTGAAAACCTGATAATGGAAGGGCTATGGCGACTGGATGAGTGGTCCAAGATAGCGAAGGACATACCTTCGTTTGACCTTATCCCTACGATAACTCGGACCGGGAATAACAAGCCCCTCGATCTCACTCCTGACCAATGGTTCGTATTGTCATACATCGATGGCAAACGAAGCATGAAAGAAATCATGGATGTGGCCGGCCACGAGTTTGAGACCGCCAAGATCCTCTCCGGCTTCATCACATCAAATGTGGTCGATGTAGGCCTTGCTAAGAAGCCTTCAGAGTCAACTGTGGAGAAGGGCATTGATCATTTGGACAGGGGAAAAAGATTCCTGAAGAAGAAGATGTATGAAAGGGCAGCAGATGAATTTCGAGCGGCTATCAAGCTAGGCTATGCTATTCAGGCGCACGTCCTCCTGGGAGACACCCATTACTACAAGGGTTTGCTCAAGGATGCAGTCACAGAGTACAACACGGCAGTAAGTTTAAACCCGAACGATTCAGAAATTCACTACAGACTCGGTTTCTGTTACGCCAAGTCTGGAGATTTCAGTGCTGCGATATTTGAATGGGACACATTCCTGACAATGTCGCCATCACACACAAAAACGCCAAAAGTTAGAGAGCTGCTGAAGGAAGCTCGCCACCTTAAAGAAGCCCTTGAAACGAGATAG
- a CDS encoding T9SS type A sorting domain-containing protein, which yields MRKSVFVFLALFLLVSGSHAGPANMWQVDPPTMSKWKELHLRDPRLTSFPAESIHSFNVLHYTLDIDFAMSTSYIDGASTVLCESREAGLDSILLYCAGLSVDSIVLSGKQLSFNLAGGKLHIDLDTTFQAFDTFEVSVFYHGYPSSGYYWYDTWPNMPETTAYTSTEPSDSRYWFPCFDQPWDKADMGCNINARVPLGFVVASNGLLTAVDTVGGTHAVYRWQEDYSIATYLMSVAITKYVQILDEYVNSLGDTIPVQHFVYQEDSSLAVMNFGDTPEMMEFFSSVFGEYPFEKYGMAVVQPFWGGMEHQTMTTILRSAAVNGWEMGVAHELAHMWWGDMVTCFIWPDIWVNEGFATFSEVLWTEYKYGYAAYQGNMWSKGYYYFEQDSSERFPIYDPTILFNWGIVYCKGAWVLHMLRHMMVSDSVFFAMLTDFGETYKFGNATTDDVAAKAAEHYGSSLDWYFQQWVYDQGHPQYEYGWNSADLGGGTYEIRIQIQQIQTNAPSVFEMPVDIEVQTASGDTTIVVWNDAVYQTFTDTLFLASAPTGISFDPENWVLDEHWEVPFNGVAEQTPSRRARAALRASPNPFSKSVTIVLPTTPTATHSKLEIYDISGRMVKSFSYGAAQQASMVWEGLDDHNRPVPSGIYFALVSNRTSTESLKLIKLE from the coding sequence ATGAGAAAGTCTGTATTTGTGTTTCTGGCTCTTTTTCTATTGGTTTCTGGCTCGCACGCCGGGCCTGCCAACATGTGGCAAGTAGATCCACCCACAATGTCAAAGTGGAAGGAACTCCATCTTAGAGATCCCCGTCTCACCTCATTTCCCGCCGAATCGATTCACAGTTTCAATGTCCTCCACTACACTCTGGACATTGATTTTGCGATGAGCACAAGTTACATAGACGGCGCCTCCACAGTTCTCTGCGAAAGCAGAGAGGCGGGCCTCGATTCTATCCTACTGTATTGTGCCGGCCTCAGTGTAGACTCTATTGTACTCTCTGGCAAACAGTTGTCGTTCAATCTGGCCGGCGGAAAACTCCACATCGACCTAGATACAACGTTTCAGGCGTTCGATACCTTTGAAGTAAGCGTTTTCTACCACGGTTATCCCAGTTCAGGATACTACTGGTACGATACCTGGCCAAACATGCCCGAAACCACGGCATACACCTCAACTGAACCGTCTGACTCAAGATACTGGTTTCCCTGTTTTGACCAACCGTGGGATAAGGCTGATATGGGATGCAACATAAACGCTCGGGTCCCGCTTGGGTTTGTGGTGGCATCTAATGGCTTGCTCACCGCTGTTGACACAGTCGGCGGTACACATGCTGTATACAGATGGCAGGAGGACTATTCAATCGCCACATATCTCATGTCAGTCGCCATCACCAAGTATGTTCAGATTCTGGATGAGTACGTGAACAGCTTGGGCGATACGATCCCGGTGCAACACTTTGTTTACCAGGAAGACTCCTCACTTGCCGTTATGAACTTTGGAGACACTCCGGAGATGATGGAATTCTTTTCGAGTGTATTCGGGGAATACCCGTTTGAGAAGTATGGAATGGCTGTGGTCCAGCCCTTTTGGGGCGGGATGGAGCACCAGACTATGACTACAATTCTCAGGTCAGCCGCAGTAAACGGCTGGGAGATGGGAGTAGCCCATGAGCTTGCCCACATGTGGTGGGGAGATATGGTCACCTGTTTCATCTGGCCAGACATATGGGTAAATGAAGGTTTTGCGACTTTCTCCGAGGTTCTCTGGACTGAATACAAGTACGGTTATGCCGCTTATCAGGGGAACATGTGGTCAAAGGGATACTACTACTTTGAACAGGATTCTTCCGAAAGATTTCCGATATATGACCCAACAATCCTCTTCAACTGGGGCATTGTGTACTGCAAGGGTGCATGGGTGCTCCACATGTTGAGGCACATGATGGTGTCTGATTCGGTTTTCTTCGCAATGCTCACCGATTTCGGTGAGACATACAAATTCGGAAATGCGACCACCGATGACGTCGCGGCCAAGGCGGCGGAACACTACGGTTCGAGCCTGGATTGGTACTTCCAGCAGTGGGTATATGACCAGGGTCACCCACAATACGAGTATGGGTGGAACTCGGCAGATCTGGGAGGTGGCACTTACGAAATAAGAATACAGATTCAGCAGATCCAGACAAATGCTCCTTCCGTATTCGAAATGCCCGTTGATATTGAAGTACAGACAGCGTCAGGCGATACTACGATTGTTGTCTGGAACGACGCGGTCTACCAGACATTCACTGATACACTGTTCCTTGCTTCAGCTCCTACTGGTATATCTTTCGACCCTGAGAACTGGGTTCTAGATGAGCACTGGGAAGTACCATTCAACGGTGTCGCCGAGCAGACGCCTTCTCGCCGGGCTCGTGCGGCCCTCAGGGCAAGCCCGAATCCATTCAGCAAATCGGTCACGATAGTTCTACCCACAACACCAACAGCAACCCATTCGAAATTAGAAATCTATGATATCTCGGGACGAATGGTGAAGAGTTTTTCCTACGGGGCTGCCCAGCAAGCAAGCATGGTATGGGAGGGGTTGGATGATCACAACCGGCCCGTTCCAAGCGGCATCTACTTCGCCCTAGTCTCCAACAGAACTTCTACCGAAAGCCTTAAACTAATTAAACTTGAATAA
- a CDS encoding PDZ domain-containing protein, whose amino-acid sequence MRGVLVAILVGLMASSCAILKPAGKTKKSLMPEGQYMVVTSVVPESEAARVKVKEGDIILTYDGQEISSVTQLNELKNRAKTEKVELVVLRKGKKKSFSIKKGQIGVYLTERRPEIELADDAVVLKGVGKLGWETGMSNSFVGGLVVTADYLGVEKDYTYLMGVSGSAFRIHFHKDWCPSSPDPTCGFDAGGEALDALGFDSESRFLPESAREGGMAKEATLIAIKESVDAGRPVIAIDLIEVPEWGVITGYQKGGSELICRTYYDKQQGYSIAEKFPWAIVVLKERKGSPSDRESYINGLNIALKVATTDSFGDYYSGTEALERWIQRLKMDNFADMDSERFETSCLANAWIYQRLADDRMQASMFLDDVTGSFPEISEALTALSDVYTEQVEILKGAAKNAPFPFALAPGETWTGDMRAEEVKALEKVLDKELEAVEILKDINARI is encoded by the coding sequence ATGAGAGGGGTTCTGGTCGCAATATTGGTGGGGCTTATGGCCTCCAGCTGTGCGATTCTGAAGCCTGCTGGTAAAACGAAAAAGTCTTTGATGCCTGAGGGGCAGTATATGGTTGTAACCTCAGTCGTACCGGAGAGTGAGGCTGCCAGGGTGAAGGTGAAGGAAGGTGACATCATACTCACATATGATGGACAGGAGATAAGCTCAGTGACCCAGCTCAATGAGCTCAAGAACAGAGCGAAGACTGAGAAGGTCGAACTCGTGGTTCTCCGGAAGGGGAAAAAGAAGAGCTTCAGCATTAAGAAGGGCCAGATTGGTGTATATCTCACTGAGAGAAGACCGGAGATAGAGCTTGCTGATGATGCGGTCGTCCTGAAAGGAGTGGGGAAGTTAGGCTGGGAAACGGGGATGTCAAATTCCTTCGTAGGCGGCCTGGTAGTGACGGCGGACTACCTGGGGGTCGAGAAAGACTACACGTACCTGATGGGGGTATCGGGTTCAGCATTTCGAATTCATTTCCACAAGGATTGGTGCCCGAGTTCACCAGATCCCACGTGCGGCTTCGATGCTGGTGGAGAGGCGTTGGACGCTCTGGGTTTTGACAGCGAGAGCCGCTTCCTACCCGAGAGCGCGCGAGAAGGTGGGATGGCAAAAGAGGCTACGCTGATAGCCATAAAGGAGAGCGTTGATGCGGGAAGGCCAGTGATCGCGATTGATTTGATCGAAGTCCCTGAGTGGGGAGTCATCACTGGATATCAGAAAGGTGGCTCTGAACTCATATGCAGGACCTATTACGACAAGCAGCAGGGCTATTCGATTGCTGAGAAATTCCCGTGGGCAATAGTCGTGCTCAAAGAGAGAAAAGGTTCACCTTCAGACAGGGAGAGCTACATAAACGGACTCAACATAGCTCTGAAAGTAGCTACAACTGATAGTTTCGGAGACTACTATTCTGGCACAGAAGCCCTCGAGAGATGGATTCAGAGACTGAAAATGGATAACTTCGCTGATATGGACTCAGAGAGGTTTGAGACAAGTTGCCTGGCCAATGCGTGGATATACCAGAGGCTGGCAGATGATAGAATGCAGGCTTCAATGTTTCTGGATGATGTGACGGGAAGTTTTCCTGAGATCAGCGAGGCTCTGACTGCCCTATCTGATGTATACACGGAACAGGTGGAGATTTTGAAGGGTGCTGCCAAAAATGCGCCTTTCCCGTTTGCTCTGGCTCCGGGAGAAACGTGGACAGGGGATATGAGGGCAGAAGAGGTGAAAGCTCTCGAGAAGGTCCTGGACAAGGAATTGGAGGCGGTTGAGATACTGAAAGACATAAATGCCAGAATCTAA